The Spirochaetota bacterium genome has a window encoding:
- a CDS encoding acyl-CoA dehydrogenase family protein, producing MEFGFTEEQMMFRDTIYKYAKKEIYPLCEEADLRAEFSFEVWKKLGAMGLLGLPFPEQYGGSGADVVTCCLAAEALGHAGVDGGHTLALGAHTYLCTDTLYKHGNEAQREKYVSKLASGEWIGCMGLTEPGAGSDAGSIQTTAVKKGDRWALNGSKTFITNAPVCDICVVYATVDKAKQHQGITAFIVEKNFKGFSTGKPFHKMGVRASATSEVFLEDCEVPEENVLGEIGMGFAYTHETLSWDRSALLAPFVGGLMFALEQCGQYATDRVQFGKPIKSFQAIQHKLADIKVILEASRMAVYRVAFDKDSGQPLNHMHTSIAKAFMGDWGMKAASEAVQIFGGYGYIHDYPIEKMLRDAKLAQIGGGTSEIQRFIISRLMSF from the coding sequence ATGGAATTCGGATTCACCGAAGAACAGATGATGTTCAGGGATACCATCTACAAGTACGCGAAAAAAGAGATATACCCCCTCTGCGAGGAGGCGGACCTCAGGGCCGAGTTCAGTTTCGAGGTCTGGAAGAAACTGGGAGCGATGGGCCTTCTGGGACTCCCGTTTCCGGAACAGTACGGTGGATCGGGTGCGGACGTCGTCACCTGCTGCCTCGCGGCGGAGGCGCTGGGGCATGCCGGCGTGGACGGCGGGCACACGCTCGCGCTCGGAGCACACACCTACCTGTGCACGGACACGCTGTACAAGCACGGCAACGAAGCGCAGCGCGAAAAGTATGTTTCAAAACTCGCCTCGGGCGAGTGGATCGGCTGCATGGGGCTTACCGAGCCCGGCGCCGGGTCGGACGCCGGATCCATCCAGACGACGGCCGTGAAAAAGGGCGACCGCTGGGCGCTCAACGGGAGCAAGACGTTTATCACCAACGCGCCGGTGTGTGATATCTGCGTAGTGTATGCCACTGTGGACAAGGCCAAACAGCACCAGGGAATCACCGCGTTCATCGTTGAAAAGAACTTCAAGGGATTCTCAACCGGCAAGCCCTTCCACAAGATGGGTGTGCGCGCTTCTGCTACCTCCGAGGTCTTCCTTGAAGACTGCGAGGTGCCCGAAGAGAACGTGCTTGGCGAAATCGGCATGGGTTTCGCCTATACGCACGAAACGCTTTCGTGGGACCGGAGCGCACTCCTGGCGCCTTTCGTCGGCGGCCTTATGTTTGCGCTTGAGCAGTGCGGGCAGTACGCCACGGACCGCGTCCAGTTCGGCAAACCGATCAAGAGTTTCCAGGCCATACAGCACAAGCTGGCGGATATCAAAGTCATTCTGGAAGCGTCGAGGATGGCGGTCTACCGCGTGGCGTTCGACAAGGATTCCGGTCAGCCGCTCAATCACATGCACACGTCAATAGCCAAGGCCTTCATGGGTGACTGGGGGATGAAGGCCGCGTCGGAGGCCGTGCAGATATTCGGCGGTTACGGCTACATACACGATTACCCGATCGAAAAGATGCTCAGGGACGCAAAGCTCGCCCAGATCGGCGGGGGGACTTCTGAGATTCAGCGTTTCATCATCTCGCGCCTCATGAGCTTTTAA
- a CDS encoding TetR/AcrR family transcriptional regulator — translation MEDKRLNDISVMRRAQLTKATYKVVSRKGYYNFTIKDIAKEAGLSAGLVHYYFKDKQDLLLNLLKEINQNIRDYLNKEFQNCVTPLEKLMAYIDQAFGLVEKEKEYFYVLIDFWTQVNHNNRMRAANIKLFKSYRDECAAILHEGLEDGLFIEMDVMYTATLIISLIQGTIIQYIIDNGAFDYQRYTQKTREQIVKMITKQK, via the coding sequence ATGGAAGATAAGCGACTCAACGACATCAGCGTAATGCGCCGCGCACAGCTGACCAAGGCGACATACAAGGTTGTTAGCCGAAAGGGCTATTATAACTTCACCATCAAGGATATCGCGAAGGAGGCCGGGCTTTCGGCTGGACTGGTGCATTATTATTTCAAAGACAAGCAGGACCTGCTTCTCAACCTGCTCAAGGAGATCAACCAGAATATCCGGGACTATCTTAACAAAGAATTTCAGAACTGCGTGACGCCGCTGGAAAAATTGATGGCCTATATCGATCAGGCCTTCGGCCTGGTGGAGAAGGAAAAAGAATACTTCTACGTCCTTATCGATTTCTGGACGCAGGTAAACCACAACAACCGCATGCGGGCGGCGAATATCAAGCTTTTCAAGAGCTACCGCGACGAATGCGCGGCCATCCTCCATGAAGGACTCGAAGACGGGCTCTTTATTGAAATGGACGTGATGTACACGGCGACGCTGATAATCTCGCTTATCCAGGGGACCATCATCCAGTACATTATCGATAACGGGGCGTTCGATTATCAGCGGTACACGCAGAAGACCAGGGAACAGATCGTAAAAATGATAACGAAACAAAAATAA
- a CDS encoding SpoIIE family protein phosphatase: MINAAERTLVMGDAACAMVLTGSDKIRSGYGNGDCLLLDFKHSVFALSDGAERYARASRLLLERLSEAIEVEGVPTGTDEWRDLVNRVYSRQRYQHKATFSCAALAGPPGSRRLVVIHGGDSMVFVVNKHTGAIEFRTGVDMSFAGRSKTVTNVTEIDLKKGEYRIVICSDGLIDVARFAGRDIAGLLSSTALRAAVRKIPERVKKIISDFLMREAERDYDDISFIVLEPSVMNESGDLRMVMGGTSPGEEEEYQRRVLPERIFNRWLGVGEMAAQSSLINSCGIRIL, encoded by the coding sequence ATGATAAACGCGGCCGAGAGAACGCTGGTTATGGGCGACGCGGCATGTGCAATGGTACTTACCGGCTCGGACAAAATACGCAGCGGCTACGGCAACGGGGACTGCCTGCTGCTCGATTTTAAGCACAGTGTCTTCGCGCTTTCCGACGGCGCCGAACGCTATGCGCGCGCGTCGCGCCTGCTGCTCGAGCGACTGTCGGAGGCCATCGAGGTCGAAGGGGTGCCGACGGGAACGGACGAATGGCGGGATCTCGTCAACAGGGTCTATTCGAGACAGCGATACCAGCACAAGGCCACGTTCAGCTGCGCGGCGCTGGCCGGTCCGCCCGGATCGAGGCGGCTCGTCGTTATTCACGGCGGCGACAGCATGGTATTTGTCGTCAACAAGCATACGGGAGCCATAGAGTTTCGCACAGGCGTTGATATGAGCTTTGCGGGCAGGAGTAAAACCGTGACGAATGTCACCGAAATAGACCTGAAAAAGGGAGAGTACAGGATCGTAATTTGTTCGGACGGTCTCATCGACGTGGCGCGTTTCGCGGGAAGGGACATCGCCGGGCTTCTGTCGTCCACCGCGCTCAGGGCGGCGGTCAGGAAAATCCCCGAACGGGTGAAGAAGATCATCAGCGATTTCCTGATGAGGGAGGCGGAAAGGGATTACGACGACATAAGCTTCATCGTGCTGGAGCCGTCGGTGATGAACGAGTCGGGTGATCTGCGCATGGTAATGGGGGGGACAAGCCCCGGAGAGGAAGAGGAATACCAGCGGCGGGTGCTGCCCGAGAGGATTTTCAACAGGTGGCTCGGCGTGGGTGAGATGGCGGCGCAATCCTCGCTGATCAATTCCTGCGGCATTAGGATATTGTAG
- a CDS encoding OB-fold domain-containing protein — translation MAEKEQIVIESGEASQPFDYAVGMFGSKFFTELRDNKKFMGVRCPKCKKVYIPPRGVCGPCFEEMTDFVEVGPGGVISTYTILRFAFIDPETGQQKPVPYGYGFIRLDGADTLFQHYIDIVDEKNIKIGARVEAVFADERKGTIRDILYFRVID, via the coding sequence ATGGCAGAGAAAGAACAAATCGTCATAGAATCCGGCGAAGCATCGCAGCCGTTTGATTACGCGGTGGGCATGTTCGGATCGAAGTTTTTCACGGAACTGCGCGACAATAAAAAGTTCATGGGAGTGCGCTGTCCGAAGTGTAAAAAGGTGTATATCCCCCCCAGGGGGGTTTGCGGCCCCTGCTTCGAGGAGATGACCGATTTCGTGGAGGTCGGCCCCGGCGGCGTGATCAGTACATACACCATCCTGCGATTCGCTTTTATTGACCCGGAGACCGGCCAGCAGAAACCGGTGCCGTACGGGTACGGCTTCATCAGGCTGGACGGCGCCGACACGCTGTTTCAGCACTATATCGACATCGTGGACGAGAAGAATATCAAGATTGGCGCCAGAGTGGAAGCGGTTTTCGCGGACGAGCGCAAGGGGACCATCAGAGACATCCTGTATTTCAGAGTTATTGATTGA
- a CDS encoding thiolase family protein gives MAKRVAIVGTGQTFHKSHRPDVNGQELINEAVQAALADAGLTMTDINAIIIGNMDHFEGINYVDCWSVDGSGGLMRPIIKITTGGTTGCTIAIGGYHMVASGMFEKVLVIGWEKNSESDTSGAITTAFDPVWDRRVFAGAISGLAAEAQAYMARYGATDRDGARVSVRDRRHALNNPYAQLRKEVTLEEVLASPMLADPIHLLDICPRTDGACAVIMASEDSAEKITATPDWIWGTGNRHSYAYLGDADYGRLTSMERTSKQIFKKAGIREPRKEINVIELYQPYSFGGIIWIEDMGIVPHGKGAEYIWSGATDMGGELPINPSGGPISTNPIGATGLIRCAEAAMQVMGKAEGRQVPDVNFAVSTGFGGCWWTDMILHGKNKPNY, from the coding sequence ATGGCAAAGCGAGTCGCGATAGTAGGAACGGGCCAGACCTTTCATAAAAGCCATCGGCCCGACGTTAACGGGCAGGAGCTCATCAACGAGGCGGTGCAGGCCGCGCTTGCGGACGCCGGCCTTACGATGACTGACATCAACGCCATCATCATCGGCAACATGGACCACTTTGAGGGAATCAATTATGTGGACTGCTGGAGCGTGGACGGTTCGGGCGGGTTGATGAGGCCAATCATCAAGATAACGACCGGGGGCACCACCGGGTGCACCATCGCCATTGGCGGGTATCACATGGTCGCTTCGGGGATGTTTGAGAAAGTGCTGGTTATCGGCTGGGAGAAAAACTCGGAATCGGACACGTCAGGGGCCATCACCACCGCTTTCGATCCGGTATGGGACAGGCGGGTCTTCGCGGGAGCGATTTCGGGGTTGGCCGCCGAAGCGCAGGCATACATGGCGCGTTACGGCGCCACAGACAGAGACGGGGCGCGCGTTTCGGTGCGGGACCGCAGGCATGCGCTAAACAATCCCTATGCGCAGCTTCGCAAGGAGGTTACGCTGGAGGAGGTGCTGGCCTCGCCCATGCTCGCGGACCCCATCCATCTCCTGGACATTTGTCCGCGTACCGACGGGGCATGTGCGGTGATTATGGCGAGCGAAGACAGCGCTGAAAAGATAACCGCCACTCCCGACTGGATATGGGGAACCGGCAACCGTCATTCCTATGCCTACCTCGGCGACGCCGATTACGGCAGGCTTACAAGCATGGAACGCACGTCAAAACAGATATTCAAGAAGGCGGGAATCAGGGAGCCGCGCAAGGAGATCAACGTGATCGAGCTCTATCAGCCCTATTCTTTCGGAGGGATTATCTGGATAGAGGATATGGGGATCGTTCCGCATGGAAAGGGAGCGGAATATATTTGGAGCGGCGCCACCGACATGGGGGGGGAGCTTCCAATCAACCCTTCCGGCGGCCCGATTTCGACCAATCCAATCGGTGCCACCGGTCTCATACGTTGCGCCGAGGCGGCTATGCAGGTGATGGGCAAAGCCGAGGGGCGCCAGGTGCCCGATGTAAATTTCGCTGTGAGTACGGGCTTCGGCGGTTGCTGGTGGACCGACATGATCCTCCACGGGAAGAATAAACCGAACTATTAG
- a CDS encoding thiolase family protein, translated as MDKAAIIGIGMTKIEARKVDKTFADMVFEAVRKALDDAGMTINDIDNVITTSNDFWDGRTISCMAVGDASGASDKNVSCVEGDGTFGALYGLARTLSGSYGTTLVTGHSKGSQSVSSLITNAAFDPIYNRMLGADMITACAMQANAYMARTGATSEQLARVSVKNHGNAMMNENAHLGMKLTVKDVLDSEMIADPLHKLDCSPVSDGCCAIIIADEKRAGKSKKKPVWIKGVGMCADAYFLGDRDLSRSESLVKAAQTAYKMAGITSPEKEIDLAEVYDAFSYQELMWLEGLGLCADGEAGKLLEKGAFDIGGRLPVNASGGLLGGHAVIAAGLYRIAEVVRQIRGEAGAYQAKKTNTGLAHGVNGLAGQSHCVWILGKDR; from the coding sequence ATGGATAAAGCGGCAATCATCGGGATAGGAATGACGAAGATCGAGGCGCGAAAAGTCGACAAGACCTTCGCCGACATGGTCTTCGAGGCGGTGCGGAAGGCGCTGGACGATGCGGGGATGACGATCAACGATATCGACAACGTAATCACCACATCCAACGACTTCTGGGACGGCAGGACCATCTCGTGCATGGCGGTCGGCGACGCGAGCGGCGCTTCGGACAAAAACGTTTCGTGCGTGGAGGGCGACGGCACCTTCGGAGCTTTATACGGGCTTGCGCGGACACTGTCGGGTTCATACGGCACCACGCTGGTGACGGGACACTCGAAGGGCTCGCAGAGCGTTTCCAGCCTCATCACCAACGCCGCCTTCGATCCGATCTATAACCGCATGCTGGGCGCGGATATGATCACGGCTTGTGCCATGCAGGCCAATGCTTACATGGCAAGAACCGGCGCCACGTCCGAACAACTCGCCCGTGTCTCGGTAAAAAACCACGGCAACGCGATGATGAACGAAAACGCGCACCTGGGCATGAAGCTCACGGTAAAGGACGTGCTCGACTCCGAGATGATCGCCGATCCGCTGCATAAGCTCGACTGTTCGCCGGTTTCGGACGGATGCTGCGCCATCATAATCGCCGACGAAAAGAGGGCCGGAAAATCGAAGAAGAAACCGGTGTGGATAAAAGGGGTCGGGATGTGCGCGGATGCGTACTTTCTGGGCGACCGCGACCTCTCGCGGTCTGAATCGCTGGTGAAGGCGGCGCAAACGGCGTATAAAATGGCGGGGATAACCTCCCCGGAGAAAGAGATCGATCTGGCCGAGGTGTATGACGCGTTCAGCTACCAGGAGCTCATGTGGCTCGAGGGGCTGGGGCTTTGTGCCGACGGAGAGGCGGGCAAACTCCTTGAAAAGGGAGCTTTCGATATCGGCGGCAGGCTCCCCGTCAACGCGTCGGGAGGGCTTTTGGGCGGGCACGCGGTCATTGCCGCGGGGCTTTACCGCATCGCCGAGGTCGTGCGGCAGATACGCGGCGAGGCCGGAGCGTACCAGGCAAAGAAGACCAATACGGGCCTTGCGCACGGCGTTAACGGCCTGGCGGGACAGTCGCACTGCGTGTGGATTCTCGGTAAGGACAGGTAG
- a CDS encoding Zn-ribbon domain-containing OB-fold protein — protein MTEIFKGIEPMVYKSKISVPYHWWAGETASKFLVTLRDAQKIMGTKCAKCNRTYVPPRKNCPSCFGASMEWVELSHEGSVVTFTVARRQLASLPRKVPVIFALIKLDGADTAMMHYLDGVDPAKVNIGMRVKAKFSGSRGARMQDIECFIPKGE, from the coding sequence ATGACGGAAATATTCAAGGGTATAGAGCCAATGGTGTACAAGAGCAAGATAAGCGTCCCCTATCACTGGTGGGCGGGCGAGACAGCGTCGAAGTTCCTGGTGACGCTCCGGGACGCACAGAAGATAATGGGGACAAAGTGCGCCAAATGCAACAGAACGTATGTGCCGCCGAGGAAAAACTGTCCGTCGTGCTTCGGGGCTTCGATGGAATGGGTGGAGCTCTCTCACGAGGGTAGTGTGGTGACGTTTACGGTCGCACGAAGGCAGTTGGCGTCCCTTCCCAGGAAGGTCCCCGTCATTTTCGCGCTCATTAAACTGGATGGGGCCGATACAGCCATGATGCATTACCTGGACGGGGTCGATCCCGCGAAAGTGAATATCGGCATGCGGGTAAAGGCGAAATTTTCCGGAAGCCGCGGGGCGAGGATGCAGGATATTGAATGTTTCATTCCGAAGGGCGAATAA
- a CDS encoding CoA-transferase translates to MADYNPMELMICVAARNLEDGATVVVGTGAPCAAAMLSQKTHSPNLCIMFEAGGVAPILPAMPISVGDSRTFHKALMASSMPEIMETCQRGMVDYTFLGGAQIDMYGNINSTMIGSDHAKPKVRFPGSGGANDLASLCWRTMMMTVQDAKRFTDKINFITSPGYLKGGNTRYEAGLPKGTGPYRIITNMAIMGFEEDTKWMKVLSINPGYSRKDVQDNCGFELRWDDNIADTDPPTADELRILREEVDPHRYIIGR, encoded by the coding sequence ATGGCGGACTACAATCCCATGGAATTGATGATCTGCGTCGCGGCGCGGAACCTCGAGGACGGCGCCACGGTCGTGGTCGGCACCGGCGCTCCCTGCGCGGCCGCAATGCTCTCGCAGAAGACGCACTCGCCCAACCTCTGCATCATGTTCGAGGCCGGCGGCGTTGCGCCGATCCTTCCGGCCATGCCGATCTCCGTGGGCGACTCGCGGACGTTTCACAAGGCGCTCATGGCCAGCTCAATGCCCGAGATCATGGAGACGTGTCAGCGTGGCATGGTCGACTACACCTTTCTGGGCGGCGCTCAGATCGACATGTACGGAAACATCAACTCGACGATGATCGGCAGCGATCACGCGAAACCGAAGGTGCGTTTTCCCGGATCGGGGGGCGCGAACGACCTGGCCTCCCTCTGCTGGCGCACGATGATGATGACGGTCCAGGACGCCAAGCGCTTCACGGACAAGATCAACTTCATCACGTCGCCGGGCTACCTCAAGGGCGGAAACACCCGGTACGAGGCGGGGCTGCCGAAGGGGACCGGACCGTACCGGATAATAACCAACATGGCGATCATGGGTTTCGAAGAAGATACAAAGTGGATGAAAGTCCTCTCGATCAACCCGGGATATTCGCGCAAGGACGTGCAGGACAACTGCGGTTTCGAGCTGCGCTGGGACGACAATATCGCCGACACCGACCCGCCGACCGCGGATGAGCTTCGGATACTGAGGGAGGAGGTCGACCCGCACCGGTATATCATCGGGCGGTAG